Sequence from the Nocardia cyriacigeorgica GUH-2 genome:
CGCGCAACCCTCACCTAGCGGGTGTGTCCAGTTAACGGCTGATCTTGGTTGTCGATGACTTCAGCTGGTGGGGGTCATGCGGCCTTCGAAGGCGATCTGGAAGGCGTTCAGCGGGGCCTTCCAGCGCATGGTCCATCGTTTTCGGCCCTTGCCGGTCGGATCGAGACTCATCAATGCCATGTAGACGCACTTCAGCGCGGCGGTCTCGTTCGGGAAATGTCCTCGGGCGCGGACGGCTTTGCGGATGCGGGCGTTGACCGACTCGATCGCGTTCGTCGAGCAGATGACCTTGCGGATCTCGACGTCGAAGGCCAGGAACGGCACGAATTCGGCCCACGCATCGGACCAGAGCTTCACGATCGCGGGATACTTGCCGCCCCAAGCCTCGGAGAACTCGAGGAACCGCTCGCTGGCCGCGTCCTCGGTCGCTGCGGTGTAGACCGGTTTCAACGCTTTGGCGATCTTGTCCCAGTCCTGACGGCTGGCGTAGCGGAAACTATTGCGCAGCAGGTGAATGATGCAGGTTTGCACGACGGTCTTCGGCCAGACTGAATCCCCCCGGCGATTCCGGAGGCTTCATCTCTTGAGGAAGGATGAAGTCTGTGAGTTCGAAGAAGTACCCGCAGGAGTTGCGTGAGCGGGCGGTGCGGATGGTCGCGGAGGTCCGCGACCAGCACGAGTCGGAGTGGGTGGCGATCGGGGCGGTCGCCGAGTTGCTGGGAGTCGGGACCGCGGAGACGGTCCGCAAATGGGTGCGCCAAGGTCAGGTCGATGCCGGCGCGCGGGCCGGGGTCACCACTGAGGAGTCCGCGGAGCTGAAACGGTTGCGCCGGGAGAACGCGGAACTCAAGCGCGCCAACGCAATTCTGAAATCGGCGTCGGTTTTCTTCGCGGCCGAACTGGACCGGCCCCAGCGCTGATCGTCGAATACATCAGCGACCACCAGGGTCACCGCGTCGACGGTGGCCTGCGATGGGGTGTCGAGTCGATCTGCGCCGCGCTCACCGAGCTCGGCGTCAAGATCGCCCCATCAACCTACTACGAACACCGCCGGGGACTTCCGAGCAAACTCCGACAGCGCGACGAGGAGCTGACGGTGGAGATCACGCGGGTGCACCGCGAGAACTACGGCGTCTACGGCGCCCGGAAAGTATGGCTGCAACTCAACCGTGAGGGCATCGAGGTGGCTCGATGCACCGTCGAGCGGCTGATGCGCCGGCACGGGCTACGAGGCGCGGTCCGCGGCCGGGTCAAACGCACCACGATCGCCGATCCGGCCGCGGAGCGGCCGCAGGATCTGGTGCGACGCAAGTTCGCGCCGGCAGCACCGAACCGGCTGTGGGTAGCCGACATGACCTATGTGTCGACCTGGTCGGGCTGGGTCTACGTGGCGTTCGTGATCGACGCCTACGCGCGCAGGATCATCGGCTGGCGCACCGGCACCACGATGACGACAGAGCTGGTGCTCGACGCGATCGAGCACGCGATATGGACCCGGGAACGAGCGGGCTGGGACGTGAAAGATGTTGTCCACCACACAGATAGGGGCGCTCAATACACCTCGATCGCCTTCTCTGAGCGGCTCGCAGAGGCCGGGATCCAGCCCAGCGTCGGTGCGGTGGGATCGAGCTACGACAACGCCCTCGCCGAGACGATCAACGGCCTCTACAAGACCGAGGTGATCAAACCCCGCGGCCCGTGGCGCAACGCAGATCAGGTCGAGTTCGCCACCGCCGAATGGGTCGATTGGTTCAACCACCGGCGCCTCTACCAGTACTGCGGCGACGTGCCACCGGCAGAGATGGAGGCCGCCTACTACGCTCAACACCCAGCCCAGCACCTGGCCGGGCTGTCACATCAGTAAGTCTCCGGACATGCCGGGGGGATTCACCCGTCTCCAGTCGCTGCAACGCACTCGCACTCATCTCCATCAACCCTGCCGCGCGCTCGATACTCATTCCCAGCCCTTCCCTTGCGTCCCTCAGCTGACGCCCGAGTTCACGGAGGGGCAGGGTGCTGTTGCTCTCCTTCATGCGTTGAATCCCCTGAGCTCTCATGTCCCGTTCGCGGGACTTTTCGGAACCAGAAACGGGTCAGGTGCTGGGCTTTTGCCTGGAATCGAGCGAATTCCGGCGGCTCATGCACTCGACCCGGCCGGTGCTGTTGGCTGTTCGCGCCCTGGGCGGTGTGTGGTCCCCGAGAACCCCGAAATACTGTGAAACCCCTTGGGCACCATAGCTAGTCGGAATGATGCAGGTCAAGCGGGTGAGGCAAGGTGGTGGTGCTGGGATTGCGTTGTGTGCGTGGTGGTTTCGTTTCGGCCGTCTACCGGTGTTCCGGGCTCGAAACGCGCCGAAGCCCGGCAGCTCACTCGCTGCCGGGCTTCGGTCGAGGGATCCTCAGTTGCCCGCGGGGAACAA
This genomic interval carries:
- a CDS encoding IS3 family transposase (programmed frameshift), producing MKSVSSKKYPQELRERAVRMVAEVRDQHESEWVAIGAVAELLGVGTAETVRKWVRQGQVDAGARAGVTTEESAELKRLRRENAELKRANAILKSASGFLRGRTGPAPALIVEYISDHQGHRVDGGLRWGVESICAALTELGVKIAPSTYYEHRRGLPSKLRQRDEELTVEITRVHRENYGVYGARKVWLQLNREGIEVARCTVERLMRRHGLRGAVRGRVKRTTIADPAAERPQDLVRRKFAPAAPNRLWVADMTYVSTWSGWVYVAFVIDAYARRIIGWRTGTTMTTELVLDAIEHAIWTRERAGWDVKDVVHHTDRGAQYTSIAFSERLAEAGIQPSVGAVGSSYDNALAETINGLYKTEVIKPRGPWRNADQVEFATAEWVDWFNHRRLYQYCGDVPPAEMEAAYYAQHPAQHLAGLSHQ
- a CDS encoding helix-turn-helix domain-containing protein encodes the protein MRAQGIQRMKESNSTLPLRELGRQLRDAREGLGMSIERAAGLMEMSASALQRLETGESPRHVRRLTDVTARPGAGLGVERSRRPPSLPVARRRSTGRGAGG